A stretch of Rhinoderma darwinii isolate aRhiDar2 chromosome 4, aRhiDar2.hap1, whole genome shotgun sequence DNA encodes these proteins:
- the LOC142759138 gene encoding uncharacterized protein LOC142759138 isoform X1, with protein sequence MSEENIAQSSQGEPYLQSEESMDPSLQYSERAKRSAKPTWKVTENLEGAKHELSSAVSNLWQRLLSHISTISQPAHNVSPLEGALEQLCTAYEHYSLKSQEYVGILKKLNTKDSLEEFESFQKLNLERDSLVCKIKSNTEARIAQLQETSSRISKSTSRSKLSSKSRSSKYSTLSEQLIRARAEAEATKIQAVFAQKKAGMEADAARQKADMEADAARQKADMEADAARQKAEIETLNKQCEHATAMARLKVLEEAARGSERDSISVCEVEVEDPLKRTRDYVLSQNSEPVIAANDPDSANISPEQRGTDSSAAFCIQGSAISGIL encoded by the exons atgtctgaagagaacattgcacagtcttctcaaggtgaaccatacctacagtcagaagaaagtatggatcctagtctgcagtacagtgagagagctaaacgctctgctaagcctacatggaaggttacagagaatctagaaggtgcaaaacatgaactttcttctgctgtctcaaacttatggcaaagattgctgagtcacatctccaccatctcacagcctgctcacaatgtttcaccactagagggagctctagaacagctttgtacagcatatgaacattattcactgaaaagccaggaatatgttggcattttgaagaaacttaatacaaaggattctttagaagaatttgaaagcttccagaaacttaatttggaacgagacagcctagtatgcaaaattaagtctaacacagaggcaagaatcgcgcaattacaggaaacgtcgtctcgcatttctaagtctaccagtcgttcaaaactatcttctaagtcaagatcttcaaaatattccacgctcagcgaacagctcataagagcgcgggctgaagcagaggctactaaaatacaggccgtctttgcgcaaaagaaggcaggtatggaagccgatgcagcgcgccaaaaggcagatatggaagccgatgcagcgcgccaaaaggcagatatggaagccgatgccgcgcgccaaaaggcggaaatagaaactttaaacaaacaatgcgagcatgccacagctatggcaaggttaaaggttttagaagaagctgccaggggaagtgaaagagacagcatcagtgtatgtgaagtggaggtagaagatcctcttaagcgcacaagagactacgtactaagccaaaacagtgaacctgtgattgctgctaatgatcctgacagcgcaaatatttctccagagcaacggggcacagattcttctgcagcattctgcatccaag GATCAGCGATATCAGGAATTTTGTAG